A window of the Zeugodacus cucurbitae isolate PBARC_wt_2022May chromosome 2, idZeuCucr1.2, whole genome shotgun sequence genome harbors these coding sequences:
- the LOC105212383 gene encoding uncharacterized protein LOC105212383 codes for MCVTSRFTFALLLLIRALLFSASEYVENISENAYHSNVEHSSSTAKDILNNAIPQGMTDVLPIYSKVSAYNDSVKGAHKLGSIPHNDEYLDRNQRLCFEKRSLLSCIKYKASKIIWMLATNRLGYFPNEYSRALVEDQRRVRVIQLGEPADIMVFNDARSLQGDSEFVSFLKFLKRAAETFSRNHAVQLQLSSETGARIVDSDVDGRSRHDRKRRKWLVILPLIILLKIAHLKMSVVTLLLGVLGLNVLLVGGMGWLIHYLKFKTLCKIHPHLVQSHSHVYDSDPADYSSFIGSSFPSSYYSGAGGGIHEANAKDWATSKAYHGGNYLDTISKRLK; via the exons ATGTGCGTGACATCTCGGTTTAcctttgcattgttgttgttaatacgAGCACTTCTGTTTAGTGCAAGTGaatatgttgaaaatatatCTGAAAATGCATACCACAGCAATGTTGAGCATTCCAGTTCAACTGCTAAGGATATACTGAATAACGCCATACCTCAGGGCATGACTGATGTGTTGCCCATCTATTCTAAGGTCTCAGCTTACAATGACAGCGTAAAAGGCGCCCATAAACTCGGCTCAATACCGCACAATGATGAATACTTGGACCGTAATCAGCGTCTTTGCTTCGAGAAACGCAGCTTGCTCTCCTGCATCAAGTACAAggcttcaaaaattatttggatGTTGGCCACAAATAGACTTGGCTATTTCCCCAATGAGTACAGCCGTGCCTTGGTGGAGGATCAGCGCCGTGTACGCGTAATACAGTTAGGTGAACCGGCGGATATTATGGTTTTCAATGATGCTCGGAGTTTACAAG GTGACAGCGAATTTGTGAGCTTTTTGAAGTTTCTCAAACGTGCTGCAGAAACCTTTAGCCGCAATCACGCCGTACAATTGCAGTTGTCCAGTGAAACAGGTGCGCGCATCGTTGATTCCGATGTTG ATGGGCGTTCACGCCATGATCGCAAGCGCCGCAAATGGCTGGTCATACTGCCTCTCATAATTCTGCTGAAAATCGCCCACCTCAAAATGAGCGTTGTGACGTTGCTGCTTGGCGTTCTGGGGCTGAATGTGCTGCTGGTAGGCGGCATGGGCTGGTTGATACACTATCTGAAATTCAAGACCTTGTGTAAAATACATCCGCATTTGGTGCAATCGCATTCGCATGTCTATGATTCCGATCCGGCTG ATTATTCCTCATTCATTGGCAGTAGCTTTCCTAGCTCCTATTATAGCGGCGCTGGTGGCGGTATTCATGAAGCTAACGCAAAAGACTGGGCCACAAGCAAGGCGTATCATGGCGGCAATTATTTGGACACCATCAGTAAGCGGCTGAAATAG
- the LOC105212382 gene encoding golgin subfamily A member 7, translating into MSFHRPIVLDFPESSKKKMSPSKKRKMSQGLTSLQGGSNKVFIQRDYSEGTSVKFHTRLPSELEGLVERQVFESTINRLNEFFVEAEKGSCSTYCEGCIGCITAYLIYMCSETHYEKTLRKISKFIASQNERIYNPKGLQVIDPTYRGLRVIEISVLDRPGRT; encoded by the exons atgtcTTTCCACCGACCAATAGTTCTAGATTTCCCAGAATCAAGCAAAAAAAAGATGAGCCCCTCAAA aaAAAGAAAGATGTCGCAAGGTTTAACCTCGTTGCAGGGCGGCTCCAACAAAGTGTTTATACAACGCGATTACAGCGAAGGCACCTCGGTCAAATTCCACACACGACTTCCCAGCGAATTAGAAGGCCTG GTTGAGCGACAAGTATTTGAGTCAACGATTAATCGACTAAATGAATTTTTCGTCGAAGCCGAAAAGGGCTCTTGCAGTACCTATTGTGAGGGATGCATTGGATGCATTACCGCTtatcttatatatatgtgttcgGAAACGCATTATGAAAAG ACACTtcgaaaaatttccaaatttattgCTTCCCAAAATGAGCGAATTTACAATCCGAAAGGATTGCAAGTTATCGACCCAACATATCGAGGCTTGCGCGTTATAGAAATATCTGTGTTAGATCGTCCAGGGCGAACGTGA
- the Pde6_1 gene encoding cGMP-specific 3',5'-cyclic phosphodiesterase isoform X1: protein MSSNSDNNYSNSNYNAPHIQFKMTDTSVTTATTTVTPTTATTTSAIGFTSAGDVTGTLPKSKVATVDDPAVSINKSYTNGNAHVAQSPPPLTVKAEQHSNRNNNIGADDAVGADDMSTRMTSNHYSCGSIQSPTTTMTVSRGRMHSADNGGTSSISTSNSISACEMTTLVHSAGSSAANTALNSPISCSSPTANATTTAAATCSNGGKVTRREATQQEVDEVARLFEEKPEAFEKWLMERAPPEALARLHEFIESRKPPKRPSVTSDLFQQWMAASPVQKPQSRSLSTSSGYSVFDSRRHLMELDEGELFMELIRDVANELDIDVLCHKILVNVGLLTHADRGSLFLAKGPPNNKYLVAKLFDVTQKTALKDAVKKAKSEEIRIPFGVGIAGMVAQTKEMINIKEAYKDARFNCEIDLKTGYKTNAILSMPICNYEGDVIGVAQIINKTNGSMEFDEHDVEIFRRYLTFCGIGIQNAQLFEMSVQEYRRNQILLSLARNIFEEQNNLECLVTKIMTEARELLKCERCAVFLLDLDCCEASHLEKIIEKPSQLQSRLNRAIKGVDENERDDKQMSRARFTVLFELGASNQSANISRPSVNDLCNSTLAQIAQFVATTGQTVNISDVHEWVREHNQIRTENEIDATKAILCMPIANAQKTVIGVAQLINKSTGLPFTDSDVSIFEAFAIFCGLGIHNTQMYENACKLMAKQKVALECLSYHATASADQTEKLVNDKIESAEEYDLYSFKFIDFNLCDDDTCRAVLCMFMQCNLVSKFQIPYEVLCRWVLSVRKNYRPVKYHNWRHALNVAQTMFAMLKTGKMERFMTDLEILGLLVACLCHDLDHRGTNNAFQTKTESPLAILYTTSTMEHHHFDQCVMILNSEGNNIFQALSPEDYRSVMNTVENAILSTDLAMYFKKRNAFLELVENGEFDWQSEEKKDLLCGMMMTACDVSAIAKPWEVQHRLAKLVADEFFDQGDLEKLQLNTQPIAMMDRERKDELPKMQVGFIDVICLPLYRVLCDTFPWITPLYEGTLENRRNWQDLAEKVEMGLTWIDHDTIDKPVEEFAGCADEEIKDIEFTVTTLNCHPHQQHGDDASTPEHHRGSTRLSIKKTGALGKAVRSKLTKTLYNSMDGVKQKSSFKLLDSHVSEDLDDKSPTSPSQSVVAGPGHISASSSTSSAGTVSTTDKSKKRSKLCSLL from the exons ATGAGCagcaacagcgacaacaactacagcaacagcaactacaacGCTCCACATATCCAATTCAAGATGACAGACACTTCAGtgacaacggcaacaacaacagtaacgcccacaacagcaacaaccacatcGGCGATTGGCTTTACGTCAGCTGGTGATGTAACTGGCACATTGCCCAAAAGCAAAGTGGCCACTGTCGATGACCCAGCTGTCAGCATAAATAAATCCTATACAAATGGTAACGCTCATGTGGCGCAATCGCCACCGCCACTTACAGTAAAAGCTGAGCAACACTCGAATCGTAATAATAACATTGGTGCGGATGATGCGGTGGGTGCAGACGACATGTCAACCAGGATGACCAGCAATCATTACTCGTGCGGTTCAATTCAATCACCCACAACAACTATGACAGTGTCGCGCGGACGTATGCACTCTGCGGACAATGGCGGCACCTCGTCCATCAGCACAAGTAATTCGATTTCCGCTTGCGAAATGACGACTTTAGTGCATTCGGCCGGCAGTAGCGCGGCCAATACGGCACTCAACTCTCCAATTAGCTGCAGCAGTCCAACTGCGAATGCGACTACCACGGCGGCGGCTACGTGCAGTAACGGCGGGAAGGTAACACGTCGTGAAGCTACACAGCAAGAGGTGGACGAAGTGGCGCGATTATTCGAGGAAAAGCCGGAAGCTTTCGAGAAATGGCTGATGGAGCGTGCGCCTCCCGAGGCTTTGGCGCGCTTGCACGAGTTCATCGAGTCACGTAAACCACCTAAACGGCCATCCGTAACGTCTGATCTCTTTCAGCAGTGGATGGCAGCGTCGCCGGTACAG AAGCCTCAGTCCCGCTCACTGTCCACATCCTCCGGCTACTCTGTATTTGATAGTCGACGTCACCTTATGGAATTGGATGAAGGTGAACTATTCATGGAGTTGATTCGTGATGTGGCCAATGAATTGGATATTGATGTGCTGTGTCATAAAATCCTCGTCAATGTAGGACTGCTTACTCATGCGGATCGTGGTTCATTGTTTCTGGCCAAGGGGCCGCCGAACAATAAATACCTGGTGGCGAAGCTCTTCGATGTGACACAAAAAACAG CGCTCAAGGATGCTGTGAAGAAGGCTAAGTCAGAGGAGATACGTATACCTTTCGGTGTGGGCATTGCCGGTATGGTGGCGCAAACAAAAGAGATGATCAACATAAAGGAAGCATACAAGGATGCTCGTTTCAACTGTGAGATTGATTTAAAGACTGGCTATAAAACGAATGCAATATTATCGATGCCAATATGCAATTACGAGGGAGACGTCATAGGAGTGGCGCAGATTATTAACAAAACCAATG GTTCCATGGAGTTTGACGAGCATGACGTTGAGATTTTCCGTCGTTATCTAACCTTCTGTGGCATCGGCATACAAAACGCACAACTATTCGAAATGTCCGTCCAGGAATATCGGCGCAACCAGATACTTTTAAGTTTAGCACGAAACATATTCGAGGAGCAAAATAATTTGGAATGCTTAGTGACTAAAATTATGACCGAAGCGCGAGAGCTGCTTAAATGTGAGAGATGTGCTGTGTTTTTGCTCGATTTGGACTGCTGTGAGGCG AGTCATTTggagaaaataattgaaaaaccaaGTCAACTGCAAAGTCGTCTAAATCGCGCCATCAAAGGCGTGGATGAAAATGAAAGAGATGACAAA CAAATGTCCCGCGCGCGCTTCACAGTGCTCTTCGAGCTCGGCGCCTCCAACCAGTCGGCCAATATTTCGCGGCCCTCCGTTAATGATTTGTGCAATTCCACTTTGGCGCAGATTGCGCAATTTGTTGCAACCACCGGCCAGACTGTAAATATCAGCGATGTGCATGAGTGGGTACGAGAGCATAATCAAATACGTACCGAGAATGAAATTGACGCGACTAAGGCGATCTTGTGTATGCCCATAGCGAATGCGCAGAAGACGGTGATTGGTGTTGCGCAATTGATTAATAAG AGCACGGGTCTGCCCTTCACCGACTCAGATGTCTCAATTTTCGAGGCTTTTGCCATATTTTGCGGTCTAGGCATACATAATACCCAAATGTATGAGAACGCTTGCAAATTAATGGCGAAACAGAAGGTAGCTTTGGAGTGTTTGTCTTATCACGCGACTGCCAGCGCAGATCAAACCGAAAAGCTGGTCAACGATAAAATTGAATCAGCTGAAGAATAtgatttatatagttttaagtTTATTG ACTTTAATCTCTGTGATGATGATACTTGTCGCGCCGTCTTGTGCATGTTTATGCAATGTAATCTAgtctcaaaatttcaaatacccTACGAA GTCCTTTGTCGTTGGGTGCTGAGTGTACGCAAGAATTACCGTCCCGTTAAGTATCACAATTGGCGTCATGCACTCAATGTGGCACAAACAATGTTCGCCATGCTGAAGACTGGCAAGATGGAACGTTTCATGACTGATTTGGAGATATTGGGTCTTTTGGTGGCCTGCTTATGCCATGATTTGGATCATCGTGGTACAAACAATGCATTCCAAACAAAAACCGAGTCACCACTGGCCATTTTGTACACTACCAGCACAATGGAGCATCATCACTTTGATCAGTGTGTAATGATTTTGAATTCGGaaggaaataatatatttcag GCTCTCTCGCCCGAAGATTACCGTTCAGTTATGAATACCGTGGAAAATGCCATACTTTCAACCGATCTCGCGATGTATTTCAAAAAGCGCAATGCCTTTCTGGAGCTTGTCGAAAACGGTGAATTCGATTGGCAGAGTGAGGAGAAGAAAGATT tGCTCTGCGGCATGATGATGACTGCCTGCGATGTGAGCGCCATAGCTAAGCCTTGGGAGGTGCAACATCGCCTGGCTAAACTGGTAGCGGATGAGTTCTTCGATCAAGGTGATCTTGAGAAACTACAGTTGAATACACAACCAATTGCCATGATGGACCG CGAGCGCAAGGACGAGTTGCCCAAAATGCAAGTGGGTTTCATAGACGTCATTTGTTTGCCGCTCTATCGTGTGCTTTGCGACACTTTCCCTTGGATAACTCCATTGTATGAGGGTACCCTAGAGAATAGACGTAATTGGCAAGATTTGGCCGAGAAAGTGGAAATGGGTCTTACTTGGATAGATCACGACACCATCGATAAACCAGTGGAAGAATTTGCCG GCTGTGCCGACGAAGAGATAAAAGATATTGAATTCACCGTAACAACACTCAATTGTCATCCGCATCAACAGCATGGAGATGACGCTTCCACACCGGAGCATCATCGTGGTAGCACACGACTGAGCATCAAAAAGACGGGCGCGCTTGGCAAAGCAGTGCGTTCGAAATTGACGAAAACGCTCTACAACAGCATGGATGGCGTGAAACAGAAATCTTCATTTAAGCTACTGGACTCACATGTAAGCGAGGATCTAGATGATAAGAGTCCAACGAGTCCCTCGCAGTCAGTGGTGGCAGGTCCTGGTCATATTTCCGCATCGTCATCCACATCTTCGGCAGGTACTGTCAGCACAACCGACAAGTCAAAGAAGCGCTCCAAGTTGTGTTCGCTGTTGTGA
- the Pde6_1 gene encoding cGMP-specific 3',5'-cyclic phosphodiesterase isoform X2 produces the protein MRNQSSMTQKPQSRSLSTSSGYSVFDSRRHLMELDEGELFMELIRDVANELDIDVLCHKILVNVGLLTHADRGSLFLAKGPPNNKYLVAKLFDVTQKTALKDAVKKAKSEEIRIPFGVGIAGMVAQTKEMINIKEAYKDARFNCEIDLKTGYKTNAILSMPICNYEGDVIGVAQIINKTNGSMEFDEHDVEIFRRYLTFCGIGIQNAQLFEMSVQEYRRNQILLSLARNIFEEQNNLECLVTKIMTEARELLKCERCAVFLLDLDCCEASHLEKIIEKPSQLQSRLNRAIKGVDENERDDKQMSRARFTVLFELGASNQSANISRPSVNDLCNSTLAQIAQFVATTGQTVNISDVHEWVREHNQIRTENEIDATKAILCMPIANAQKTVIGVAQLINKSTGLPFTDSDVSIFEAFAIFCGLGIHNTQMYENACKLMAKQKVALECLSYHATASADQTEKLVNDKIESAEEYDLYSFKFIDFNLCDDDTCRAVLCMFMQCNLVSKFQIPYEVLCRWVLSVRKNYRPVKYHNWRHALNVAQTMFAMLKTGKMERFMTDLEILGLLVACLCHDLDHRGTNNAFQTKTESPLAILYTTSTMEHHHFDQCVMILNSEGNNIFQALSPEDYRSVMNTVENAILSTDLAMYFKKRNAFLELVENGEFDWQSEEKKDLLCGMMMTACDVSAIAKPWEVQHRLAKLVADEFFDQGDLEKLQLNTQPIAMMDRERKDELPKMQVGFIDVICLPLYRVLCDTFPWITPLYEGTLENRRNWQDLAEKVEMGLTWIDHDTIDKPVEEFAGCADEEIKDIEFTVTTLNCHPHQQHGDDASTPEHHRGSTRLSIKKTGALGKAVRSKLTKTLYNSMDGVKQKSSFKLLDSHVSEDLDDKSPTSPSQSVVAGPGHISASSSTSSAGTVSTTDKSKKRSKLCSLL, from the exons ATGCGCAACCAATCATCCATGACACAA AAGCCTCAGTCCCGCTCACTGTCCACATCCTCCGGCTACTCTGTATTTGATAGTCGACGTCACCTTATGGAATTGGATGAAGGTGAACTATTCATGGAGTTGATTCGTGATGTGGCCAATGAATTGGATATTGATGTGCTGTGTCATAAAATCCTCGTCAATGTAGGACTGCTTACTCATGCGGATCGTGGTTCATTGTTTCTGGCCAAGGGGCCGCCGAACAATAAATACCTGGTGGCGAAGCTCTTCGATGTGACACAAAAAACAG CGCTCAAGGATGCTGTGAAGAAGGCTAAGTCAGAGGAGATACGTATACCTTTCGGTGTGGGCATTGCCGGTATGGTGGCGCAAACAAAAGAGATGATCAACATAAAGGAAGCATACAAGGATGCTCGTTTCAACTGTGAGATTGATTTAAAGACTGGCTATAAAACGAATGCAATATTATCGATGCCAATATGCAATTACGAGGGAGACGTCATAGGAGTGGCGCAGATTATTAACAAAACCAATG GTTCCATGGAGTTTGACGAGCATGACGTTGAGATTTTCCGTCGTTATCTAACCTTCTGTGGCATCGGCATACAAAACGCACAACTATTCGAAATGTCCGTCCAGGAATATCGGCGCAACCAGATACTTTTAAGTTTAGCACGAAACATATTCGAGGAGCAAAATAATTTGGAATGCTTAGTGACTAAAATTATGACCGAAGCGCGAGAGCTGCTTAAATGTGAGAGATGTGCTGTGTTTTTGCTCGATTTGGACTGCTGTGAGGCG AGTCATTTggagaaaataattgaaaaaccaaGTCAACTGCAAAGTCGTCTAAATCGCGCCATCAAAGGCGTGGATGAAAATGAAAGAGATGACAAA CAAATGTCCCGCGCGCGCTTCACAGTGCTCTTCGAGCTCGGCGCCTCCAACCAGTCGGCCAATATTTCGCGGCCCTCCGTTAATGATTTGTGCAATTCCACTTTGGCGCAGATTGCGCAATTTGTTGCAACCACCGGCCAGACTGTAAATATCAGCGATGTGCATGAGTGGGTACGAGAGCATAATCAAATACGTACCGAGAATGAAATTGACGCGACTAAGGCGATCTTGTGTATGCCCATAGCGAATGCGCAGAAGACGGTGATTGGTGTTGCGCAATTGATTAATAAG AGCACGGGTCTGCCCTTCACCGACTCAGATGTCTCAATTTTCGAGGCTTTTGCCATATTTTGCGGTCTAGGCATACATAATACCCAAATGTATGAGAACGCTTGCAAATTAATGGCGAAACAGAAGGTAGCTTTGGAGTGTTTGTCTTATCACGCGACTGCCAGCGCAGATCAAACCGAAAAGCTGGTCAACGATAAAATTGAATCAGCTGAAGAATAtgatttatatagttttaagtTTATTG ACTTTAATCTCTGTGATGATGATACTTGTCGCGCCGTCTTGTGCATGTTTATGCAATGTAATCTAgtctcaaaatttcaaatacccTACGAA GTCCTTTGTCGTTGGGTGCTGAGTGTACGCAAGAATTACCGTCCCGTTAAGTATCACAATTGGCGTCATGCACTCAATGTGGCACAAACAATGTTCGCCATGCTGAAGACTGGCAAGATGGAACGTTTCATGACTGATTTGGAGATATTGGGTCTTTTGGTGGCCTGCTTATGCCATGATTTGGATCATCGTGGTACAAACAATGCATTCCAAACAAAAACCGAGTCACCACTGGCCATTTTGTACACTACCAGCACAATGGAGCATCATCACTTTGATCAGTGTGTAATGATTTTGAATTCGGaaggaaataatatatttcag GCTCTCTCGCCCGAAGATTACCGTTCAGTTATGAATACCGTGGAAAATGCCATACTTTCAACCGATCTCGCGATGTATTTCAAAAAGCGCAATGCCTTTCTGGAGCTTGTCGAAAACGGTGAATTCGATTGGCAGAGTGAGGAGAAGAAAGATT tGCTCTGCGGCATGATGATGACTGCCTGCGATGTGAGCGCCATAGCTAAGCCTTGGGAGGTGCAACATCGCCTGGCTAAACTGGTAGCGGATGAGTTCTTCGATCAAGGTGATCTTGAGAAACTACAGTTGAATACACAACCAATTGCCATGATGGACCG CGAGCGCAAGGACGAGTTGCCCAAAATGCAAGTGGGTTTCATAGACGTCATTTGTTTGCCGCTCTATCGTGTGCTTTGCGACACTTTCCCTTGGATAACTCCATTGTATGAGGGTACCCTAGAGAATAGACGTAATTGGCAAGATTTGGCCGAGAAAGTGGAAATGGGTCTTACTTGGATAGATCACGACACCATCGATAAACCAGTGGAAGAATTTGCCG GCTGTGCCGACGAAGAGATAAAAGATATTGAATTCACCGTAACAACACTCAATTGTCATCCGCATCAACAGCATGGAGATGACGCTTCCACACCGGAGCATCATCGTGGTAGCACACGACTGAGCATCAAAAAGACGGGCGCGCTTGGCAAAGCAGTGCGTTCGAAATTGACGAAAACGCTCTACAACAGCATGGATGGCGTGAAACAGAAATCTTCATTTAAGCTACTGGACTCACATGTAAGCGAGGATCTAGATGATAAGAGTCCAACGAGTCCCTCGCAGTCAGTGGTGGCAGGTCCTGGTCATATTTCCGCATCGTCATCCACATCTTCGGCAGGTACTGTCAGCACAACCGACAAGTCAAAGAAGCGCTCCAAGTTGTGTTCGCTGTTGTGA